Proteins co-encoded in one Candidatus Delongbacteria bacterium genomic window:
- a CDS encoding TRAP transporter TatT component family protein produces MKRSLLILALLLAGVAGSGCSVRRLAVNGVTPALDQFVDALYAEPDPALARTAFETDLHLLQGLRRTHDKPRLAELEAMALTGYGLVFWEGQDNERAGALYLRARDVGLQLLGQDVFALDEETFQSWLAQRKPADLPALFWTAFPYGAWMNLNLDSQEALFTLPRVEAMVTRGLELDESYFFGAGHLFLGALACTRPRFVGGDPEAGLERFQAAARLTGPDFLLPKLFEARHYCPATLDEARFDEILTAARERRAELLRHPQALLNAWCLRQLDSLDAHREDLF; encoded by the coding sequence ATGAAGCGATCCCTGTTGATCCTGGCCCTGCTGCTGGCGGGCGTGGCCGGCAGCGGCTGCTCCGTCCGGCGACTGGCCGTGAACGGCGTCACCCCCGCGCTGGACCAGTTCGTGGACGCGCTCTACGCCGAGCCCGATCCCGCCCTGGCCCGCACCGCCTTCGAGACCGACCTGCACCTGCTGCAGGGGCTGCGCCGCACGCACGACAAGCCGCGGCTGGCCGAGCTGGAGGCCATGGCGCTGACGGGCTACGGGCTGGTGTTCTGGGAAGGGCAGGACAACGAACGCGCCGGCGCGCTCTACCTGCGGGCCCGGGACGTGGGTCTGCAGCTGCTGGGCCAGGACGTGTTCGCCCTGGACGAGGAAACGTTTCAGAGCTGGCTGGCGCAGCGCAAGCCCGCCGATCTGCCCGCCCTGTTCTGGACCGCCTTTCCTTACGGCGCCTGGATGAATCTCAACCTGGATTCCCAGGAGGCCCTCTTCACCCTGCCCCGGGTGGAGGCCATGGTGACCCGCGGGCTGGAGCTGGACGAGAGCTATTTCTTCGGGGCCGGGCACCTGTTCCTGGGGGCCCTGGCCTGCACGCGGCCGCGCTTCGTGGGCGGGGATCCCGAAGCCGGGCTGGAGCGCTTCCAGGCCGCCGCCCGGCTGACGGGGCCGGATTTCCTGTTGCCCAAGCTCTTCGAGGCCCGCCACTACTGCCCGGCCACGCTGGATGAGGCGCGTTTCGACGAAATCCTGACCGCCGCCCGGGAGCGCCGGGCCGAGCTGCTGCGGCATCCCCAGGCCCTGCTCAACGCCTGGTGCCTGCGCCAGCTGGACTCGCTGGACGCCCACCGGGAAGACCTCTTCTAA
- a CDS encoding PorV/PorQ family protein gives MKVAFVMLGLLPLLAPALRAQELVHNFGEERAATTVLNFLKIGVGARAEGMAQAFVGVADDASALYWNPAGISSLKGNHVALHHLEWPADIDYTWLGYTRELNPNLHVGLAYGQLATDEMAVTTEDHPDGDGRSFYFTDQFLQATGAFQLTNQFSCGVSVRYVREDIAEVTMDGLLLDVGTHYRTGWKDLAVAVSLVNFGGQFTPEGSWTPAEADARARGYEDFSAPTIFRLGSSMHLLQIEDHSLLGALQINHPVDNSESYDLGFEYDWRHATFLRAGWKFNGGQESWTAGAGLSFEHWGLGVRLDISYSEFGLLNNSRRLSTQFDW, from the coding sequence ATGAAAGTCGCCTTTGTGATGCTGGGCCTGCTGCCCCTGCTGGCGCCCGCCCTGCGGGCCCAGGAGCTGGTGCACAACTTCGGCGAGGAACGGGCCGCCACCACCGTGCTCAACTTCCTCAAGATCGGCGTGGGCGCGCGGGCCGAGGGGATGGCCCAGGCCTTCGTGGGCGTGGCGGACGACGCCAGCGCGCTCTACTGGAACCCGGCGGGCATCAGTTCGCTCAAGGGCAACCACGTGGCCCTGCACCACCTGGAGTGGCCCGCGGATATCGACTACACCTGGCTCGGCTACACGCGCGAACTCAACCCCAACTTGCATGTGGGCCTGGCCTACGGTCAGCTGGCCACCGACGAGATGGCCGTCACCACGGAAGATCACCCCGACGGAGACGGCCGCAGTTTCTACTTCACCGACCAGTTCCTCCAGGCCACCGGGGCCTTCCAGCTGACCAACCAGTTCAGCTGCGGCGTCAGCGTGCGCTACGTGCGCGAGGACATCGCCGAAGTGACCATGGACGGCCTGCTGCTGGACGTGGGCACGCACTACCGCACGGGCTGGAAGGATCTGGCCGTGGCCGTCTCGCTGGTCAACTTCGGCGGGCAGTTCACGCCCGAGGGCAGCTGGACGCCCGCGGAGGCCGATGCGCGCGCCCGGGGCTACGAGGACTTCTCGGCGCCCACGATCTTCCGGCTGGGCAGCTCCATGCACCTGCTGCAGATCGAGGACCATTCCCTGCTGGGCGCTTTGCAGATCAACCACCCGGTGGACAACAGCGAGAGCTACGACCTGGGCTTCGAGTACGACTGGCGCCACGCCACCTTTCTGCGAGCCGGCTGGAAGTTCAACGGCGGCCAGGAGAGTTGGACCGCGGGCGCGGGTCTGTCCTTCGAGCACTGGGGACTGGGCGTGCGCCTGGACATCAGCTACAGCGAGTTCGGCTTGCTCAACAACAGCCGGCGGCTCTCCACCCAGTTCGATTGGTAG
- a CDS encoding TonB-dependent receptor, with amino-acid sequence MQPDRTARRRTGWGAPLLCLLLLLCVTASAWAEGRVRGRVSDKDTGEPLAGVNVLVQGTYRGAATDLEGQFVIMGIKPGMVDLEFSSVGYKTVLTTGVMVVDGLVKEQNVALERSFLKGEDVVIIGKKPLYAVDNTSSSSNVDLEAIQTQVVETIVDVVSQQAGVSKSDNEVHIRGGRADENLYIIDGLSVKDPVSGQGTGVFLSAEAVKNVEVITGGFNAEYGEAMSGVINVETREGDDEFFGSMSWKRDNLGLDLPTDNQNQDVIEASMGGPLPSLGLPGSLAWFFNGYGSFGDTHLPHARELQPYQDWMERFALREDNNVSALGKLTWRPKPTRKLTGSLGRSLQLNQGYFTTLVEDKRFYPYEYQQNLDRYNTFSQESRQGGLNWKETLSERSFFDLYYGFVFINQHSDAGKHWTEYERPLDIDPTWYLQNPDGSITIYQGDGFWDSGDTDYWHDHSVLTHSLKGALTSNLGDHELKSGFEIENSEMQLLHVVDPWLGTADAPGGAFDLYHAWTTAGALYAQDKITYKGMNANLGLRLDFWRPGSYVERAVEDSATAVMTKAGRELFHDETFGFLGGRWKAQLSPRLGISHPVTDNDMLFFSYGHFSQRPKYAYVYAKLKTTDKSKSSLYGNPNLNPTTTVAYEVGLKHKFNSNSVLQVTAFYKDMFNYVTAFSVNSNHPRYGSISYTQYWNIDYARSRGLELSWRHRFEEYWSFNWNLSYSVLTGKSSSPAENLLNEARAGSRDEDLSESYLRWDKPLATSFDLSLYVDKGQGPRLGNFQLPDRWGANLRLELESGQRYTPQYIDVGDVNNPQDDEPRDREAKPNTELTPMTTLVDGRLWKDFKLGGRSLRVFCEVENLFNFKSPASSSWINPLTGEVWEDGDPFVANNRVYYAWSSELTRDRVRPPGTPARYKEPRQVMFGVSVQF; translated from the coding sequence ATGCAGCCCGATCGCACCGCCCGACGCCGGACCGGCTGGGGGGCCCCGCTCCTCTGCCTCCTGCTGCTGCTCTGTGTCACGGCCTCCGCCTGGGCGGAAGGCCGCGTGCGCGGCCGGGTGTCGGACAAGGACACGGGCGAGCCGCTGGCGGGCGTCAACGTGCTCGTGCAGGGCACCTACCGCGGCGCGGCCACGGACCTGGAGGGCCAGTTCGTCATCATGGGGATCAAGCCCGGGATGGTGGACCTGGAGTTCAGCAGCGTGGGCTACAAGACCGTGCTGACCACCGGCGTGATGGTGGTGGACGGCCTGGTCAAGGAGCAGAACGTCGCCCTGGAGAGGAGCTTCCTCAAGGGCGAGGACGTGGTGATCATCGGCAAGAAGCCGCTCTACGCGGTGGACAACACCTCCTCGTCCAGCAACGTGGACCTGGAGGCCATCCAGACGCAGGTGGTGGAAACCATCGTGGACGTGGTCAGCCAGCAGGCGGGCGTCTCAAAGTCCGACAACGAGGTCCATATCCGCGGCGGGCGCGCCGACGAGAACCTCTACATCATCGACGGGCTGTCGGTGAAGGACCCCGTCTCCGGCCAGGGCACGGGCGTCTTCCTCTCCGCCGAGGCGGTCAAGAACGTGGAAGTGATCACGGGCGGCTTCAACGCCGAGTACGGCGAGGCCATGAGTGGCGTGATCAACGTGGAGACGCGCGAGGGCGACGACGAGTTCTTCGGCTCCATGTCCTGGAAGCGCGACAACCTGGGCCTCGATCTGCCCACGGACAACCAGAACCAGGACGTCATTGAGGCCAGCATGGGCGGACCGCTGCCCTCCTTGGGCCTGCCCGGCAGCCTGGCCTGGTTCTTCAACGGCTACGGCTCCTTCGGCGACACGCACCTGCCCCACGCCCGCGAGCTGCAGCCCTACCAGGACTGGATGGAGCGCTTCGCCCTGCGTGAGGACAACAACGTCTCGGCGCTGGGCAAGCTCACCTGGCGGCCCAAGCCCACGCGCAAACTGACGGGCTCGCTGGGGCGCAGCCTCCAGCTCAACCAGGGCTACTTCACCACGCTGGTGGAGGACAAGCGCTTCTATCCCTACGAGTACCAGCAGAACCTGGACCGCTACAACACCTTCAGCCAGGAGTCGCGCCAGGGCGGGCTGAACTGGAAGGAGACCCTGAGCGAGCGCTCCTTCTTCGACCTCTACTACGGCTTCGTGTTCATCAACCAGCACTCCGACGCGGGCAAGCACTGGACCGAGTACGAGCGCCCGCTGGACATCGATCCCACCTGGTACCTGCAGAACCCCGACGGCTCGATCACCATCTACCAGGGCGACGGTTTCTGGGATTCGGGCGACACGGACTACTGGCACGACCATAGCGTGCTGACCCACTCCCTCAAGGGCGCGCTCACCAGCAACCTGGGCGACCACGAGCTGAAGTCGGGTTTCGAGATCGAGAACAGCGAGATGCAGCTGCTGCACGTGGTGGATCCCTGGCTGGGCACCGCGGACGCCCCCGGCGGCGCCTTCGATTTGTATCACGCCTGGACCACGGCGGGCGCGCTCTACGCCCAGGACAAGATCACCTACAAGGGCATGAACGCGAACCTGGGCCTGCGGCTGGACTTCTGGCGCCCGGGCAGCTACGTGGAGCGGGCCGTGGAAGATTCGGCCACCGCCGTCATGACCAAGGCCGGCCGCGAGCTCTTCCACGACGAGACCTTCGGCTTCCTGGGCGGGCGCTGGAAGGCCCAGCTCAGCCCGCGCCTGGGCATCAGCCACCCGGTCACCGACAACGACATGCTGTTCTTCAGCTACGGGCACTTCAGCCAGCGGCCCAAGTACGCCTACGTCTACGCCAAGCTGAAGACCACGGACAAGTCCAAGTCCTCGCTCTACGGCAACCCCAACCTCAACCCCACCACCACGGTGGCCTACGAGGTGGGGCTGAAGCACAAGTTCAACTCCAACAGCGTGCTGCAGGTGACGGCGTTCTACAAGGACATGTTCAACTACGTGACGGCCTTCTCGGTGAACAGCAACCACCCGCGCTACGGGAGCATCAGCTACACGCAGTACTGGAACATCGACTACGCGCGCAGCCGCGGGCTGGAGCTCTCCTGGCGGCACCGCTTCGAGGAGTACTGGAGCTTCAACTGGAACCTCTCCTACAGTGTGCTGACCGGCAAGAGCAGCTCGCCGGCGGAGAACCTGCTGAACGAGGCCCGGGCGGGCAGCCGCGACGAGGACCTGAGCGAGAGCTACCTGCGCTGGGACAAGCCGCTGGCCACCAGTTTCGACCTAAGCCTCTACGTGGACAAGGGCCAGGGCCCGCGGCTGGGCAATTTCCAACTGCCCGATCGCTGGGGCGCCAACCTGCGCCTCGAGCTCGAGAGCGGCCAGCGCTACACGCCGCAGTACATCGACGTGGGCGACGTGAACAACCCGCAGGACGACGAACCCCGCGACCGCGAGGCCAAACCCAACACCGAGCTGACCCCCATGACCACGCTGGTGGACGGCCGCCTCTGGAAGGACTTCAAGCTGGGCGGCCGCAGCCTGCGCGTGTTCTGCGAGGTGGAGAACCTGTTCAACTTCAAGAGCCCGGCCTCCTCGAGCTGGATCAATCCGCTCACCGGCGAGGTCTGGGAAGACGGGGATCCCTTCGTGGCCAACAACCGCGTCTACTACGCGTGGTCCAGCGAGCTGACCCGCGACCGCGTGCGCCCGCCGGGCACACCGGCGCGCTACAAGGAGCCGCGCCAGGTGATGTTCGGCGTGTCGGTGCAGTTCTGA
- a CDS encoding T9SS type A sorting domain-containing protein: MKSWIFALLLLAGSVFAYEELSISQLQMPGAFGPDSSGHCGDTVTVVGVALSSSEHFYSGSHSSFYLIDTLGVEYGGVLVYHPDPDMFDVFVGDLLRITGVVSEYRTTDANGVANMTELIPLDPSVYVEVLGYEHALPEPVFVDMWYLDRVRHNEHVGEIYESMLVEIHDAVVVDISAPPSYRQFTVADPEGNRAIIRTAAAGLSDYGRPPLGSTFELIKGVIYHVYGQYNVMPRDIADLVLAVGPPIISGTTIGPCGVTPSDLVHITANLSDDTAIDEAFVYFRVNGGAWTEYPLTRDLSNPVLFTSDLPAQPEGSLVEVYYHALDDEGNVSRHPAEGPDAAAFPQIYVTGVAPTTCAQVQGETYPDGASHFQCHEATLTGTITFGYTDFGFTPEDTYRNYILAEDVGVNHAMYLYNNNSHPVFMAQLERGDRITLTGTITEYNGLTELSNISAYTLESSGNVESLAQVSLATILAAPEGWESVLVELADIAVVDSVGFGEWLVQDGQGNQIILDNLGIWDVALHAGSQMDALRGMITYNFGAWKIAPRDNADFVNLDGVGPVEQPLDFQLTAAVPNPFNPATSIEYSLGRATNLRLSVYNVVGQEVAVLVDGQQAAGRHTALLDGAGLASGLYIARLEAEGRSDELKLLLVK, encoded by the coding sequence ATGAAGTCCTGGATTTTCGCGCTCCTGTTGCTGGCGGGCTCGGTGTTCGCCTACGAGGAGCTGAGCATCAGCCAGCTGCAGATGCCCGGTGCCTTCGGCCCCGACAGCTCGGGCCATTGCGGGGACACGGTGACGGTGGTGGGCGTGGCGCTCTCCTCGTCCGAACACTTCTATTCGGGCAGCCACTCCAGCTTCTACCTGATCGACACGCTGGGCGTGGAGTACGGCGGCGTGCTGGTCTATCACCCCGACCCCGACATGTTCGACGTCTTCGTGGGCGACCTGCTGCGCATCACGGGCGTGGTGAGCGAGTACCGCACCACCGACGCCAACGGCGTGGCCAACATGACCGAACTCATCCCGCTGGATCCCTCCGTCTACGTGGAGGTGCTGGGGTACGAGCACGCGCTGCCGGAGCCGGTCTTCGTGGACATGTGGTACCTGGACCGCGTTCGGCACAACGAACACGTAGGCGAGATCTACGAGAGCATGCTGGTGGAGATCCACGACGCCGTGGTGGTGGACATCAGCGCGCCGCCTTCCTACCGCCAGTTCACCGTGGCCGATCCCGAGGGCAACCGGGCGATCATCCGCACAGCCGCCGCGGGCCTCAGCGACTACGGGCGCCCGCCGCTGGGCTCCACGTTCGAGCTGATCAAGGGCGTGATCTACCACGTCTACGGGCAGTACAACGTCATGCCCCGCGACATCGCGGACCTGGTCCTGGCCGTGGGCCCGCCCATCATCAGCGGCACGACCATCGGCCCCTGCGGTGTCACGCCCAGCGACCTGGTGCACATCACGGCCAACCTGTCGGATGACACGGCCATCGACGAGGCCTTCGTCTACTTCCGCGTCAACGGCGGCGCCTGGACCGAGTATCCGCTGACGCGCGACCTCTCCAACCCCGTGCTGTTCACGTCCGACCTGCCCGCCCAGCCCGAAGGCTCGCTGGTGGAGGTCTACTACCACGCCCTGGACGACGAGGGCAACGTGAGCCGGCATCCGGCGGAAGGCCCCGACGCCGCCGCCTTCCCGCAGATCTACGTGACGGGCGTCGCGCCCACCACCTGCGCCCAGGTCCAGGGCGAGACCTATCCCGATGGCGCCAGCCACTTCCAGTGCCACGAGGCCACGCTGACGGGTACCATCACCTTCGGCTACACGGACTTCGGCTTCACGCCCGAGGACACCTACCGCAACTACATCCTGGCCGAGGATGTGGGCGTCAACCACGCCATGTACCTCTACAACAACAACAGCCACCCGGTCTTCATGGCCCAGCTGGAGCGCGGGGACCGGATCACCCTCACGGGGACCATCACCGAGTACAACGGCTTGACGGAGCTCTCCAACATCAGCGCCTACACGCTGGAGTCGTCGGGCAACGTCGAGTCCCTCGCCCAGGTCAGCCTGGCCACCATCCTGGCGGCGCCCGAGGGCTGGGAGAGCGTGCTGGTGGAATTGGCGGACATCGCCGTGGTGGACAGCGTGGGCTTCGGCGAGTGGCTGGTGCAGGACGGTCAGGGCAATCAGATCATCCTGGACAACCTGGGGATCTGGGACGTGGCCCTGCACGCCGGATCGCAGATGGACGCCCTGCGCGGCATGATCACCTACAACTTCGGCGCATGGAAGATCGCCCCGCGCGACAACGCCGACTTCGTCAACCTGGACGGCGTGGGGCCGGTGGAGCAGCCGCTGGACTTCCAGCTGACGGCCGCCGTGCCCAATCCCTTCAACCCTGCCACGAGCATCGAGTACAGCCTGGGTCGGGCCACCAACCTGCGCCTGAGCGTGTACAACGTGGTCGGGCAGGAAGTGGCCGTGCTGGTGGACGGCCAGCAGGCGGCGGGCCGGCATACGGCCCTCTTGGATGGCGCGGGCCTGGCCAGCGGACTCTACATCGCCCGGCTGGAGGCGGAGGGCCGCTCCGACGAACTCAAGCTCCTGTTGGTGAAGTAA
- a CDS encoding chorismate-binding protein: protein MTRARPDLLGALWARHLASPLPRAWLGPFGGFARRACRPLERVLLDGPPGAPRLRHWAQGRWKLRTADPLDLVEERARALGLPGLGWVAYEYAHLLEDFPAVAGAPSRWPLLAFTFFQEQEDLPLAGLPPAEWRAPVAPARTRSRGLEAERPPAEFRRGVARIRRWIEAGDCYQVNLVQAFHAPLATRDAPWLFARLRAGDAGVAGYQALFEERGRALVCDSPELFLERQGEHLRAQPIKGTVALPAGPLREARRRAAAWLLASEKDRAELAMIVDLLRNDLSRVCRPGSVQVGPWPAILALPSLLHTCARIRGRLRPGQGLAQIFRAAFPSGSITGCPRLRAMERITQLESAPRGPCLGALGRVEPTGDFLFNVAIRTALLEGGQLRLLAGGGITCDSRPAAEEAESRLKAERFRQVLAGPG, encoded by the coding sequence ATGACCCGCGCACGGCCCGATCTGCTCGGCGCCCTCTGGGCCCGGCACCTGGCTTCGCCCCTGCCGCGCGCCTGGCTGGGACCCTTCGGCGGATTCGCCCGGCGCGCCTGCCGGCCCCTGGAGCGCGTGCTGCTGGACGGCCCGCCTGGGGCGCCCCGCCTGCGACACTGGGCCCAGGGCCGTTGGAAGCTTAGGACGGCGGATCCCCTGGACCTGGTGGAGGAACGGGCCCGCGCCCTGGGCCTGCCGGGCCTGGGCTGGGTGGCCTACGAATACGCCCACTTGCTGGAGGACTTCCCCGCCGTCGCGGGGGCGCCGTCCCGCTGGCCCCTGCTGGCCTTCACCTTTTTCCAGGAGCAGGAGGACCTGCCCCTGGCAGGCCTGCCGCCGGCGGAGTGGAGGGCGCCCGTCGCGCCGGCCCGGACGCGGAGCCGCGGGCTGGAGGCCGAGCGCCCGCCGGCGGAGTTCCGGCGGGGCGTGGCGCGCATCCGGCGCTGGATCGAGGCCGGCGACTGTTACCAGGTCAACCTCGTGCAGGCCTTCCACGCGCCGCTGGCCACGCGGGACGCGCCCTGGCTCTTCGCCCGGCTGCGGGCTGGCGACGCCGGGGTTGCGGGCTACCAGGCCTTGTTCGAGGAGCGTGGGCGGGCCCTGGTCTGCGATTCCCCCGAACTGTTTCTGGAACGTCAGGGCGAGCACCTGCGGGCCCAGCCCATCAAGGGCACCGTCGCCCTGCCCGCGGGTCCGCTGCGCGAGGCCCGGCGCCGGGCGGCCGCCTGGCTGCTGGCCTCGGAGAAGGATCGGGCCGAACTGGCGATGATCGTGGACCTGCTGCGCAACGACCTGAGCCGGGTCTGCCGGCCGGGCAGCGTGCAGGTGGGCCCCTGGCCCGCGATCCTGGCCCTGCCCAGCCTGCTCCACACCTGCGCGCGGATCCGCGGCCGGCTGCGGCCCGGCCAGGGGCTGGCGCAGATCTTCCGCGCCGCCTTTCCCAGCGGCAGCATCACGGGCTGCCCGCGCCTGCGGGCCATGGAGCGCATCACCCAATTGGAATCTGCGCCCCGCGGACCCTGCCTGGGGGCGTTGGGGCGCGTGGAGCCGACCGGGGATTTCCTGTTCAACGTGGCCATCCGGACGGCTCTGCTGGAGGGCGGGCAGCTGCGCCTGCTGGCCGGCGGCGGGATCACGTGCGATTCCCGGCCAGCCGCCGAGGAGGCGGAGAGCCGGCTCAAGGCCGAACGCTTCCGCCAGGTGTTGGCCGGTCCGGGCTGA
- a CDS encoding D-alanine--D-alanine ligase, whose translation MKPRLLLLLGGESGERDVSLASGRACARALAELGHPLRLLDPLFPGAVHALEDFPFGAGPGEESPDLNSLGAARVAALVASLRAEAPELVFNCLHGGFGEDGRLAGLCELLEIPLTSSPSLASALAMDKERTRFWLSALGIPVAAGRLVPRGANPADLPAGVLVVKPNRMGSSVGVSIVEERAELKRALEQVFELGDDALVEAYIPGRELTVAWLDGEALPPVEIRPRDGGWYDYRRKYSGGTDYLCPAELDPRLVTRLADWTRRLNASLGCRGATRTDWRLDPAGEAFCLEINITPGMTDKSLVPKAAAARGWDFPELLTRMVAAALR comes from the coding sequence ATGAAGCCGCGCCTCCTGCTGCTGCTGGGCGGCGAGTCCGGCGAGCGCGACGTCTCTCTGGCCAGCGGCCGGGCCTGTGCCCGGGCCCTGGCGGAATTGGGCCATCCCCTGCGCTTGCTGGATCCCCTCTTCCCTGGGGCCGTGCACGCGCTGGAGGACTTCCCCTTCGGCGCGGGTCCGGGGGAGGAGAGCCCGGATCTGAATTCGCTGGGTGCCGCGCGCGTGGCCGCGCTGGTGGCCAGCCTGCGCGCCGAGGCCCCGGAGCTGGTCTTCAACTGCCTGCACGGCGGCTTCGGCGAGGACGGCCGGCTGGCCGGGCTCTGCGAGCTGCTGGAGATTCCCCTGACATCCAGCCCCAGCCTGGCCTCGGCCCTGGCCATGGACAAGGAGCGCACGCGCTTCTGGCTGTCGGCCCTGGGGATTCCCGTGGCGGCGGGCCGGCTGGTGCCGCGGGGCGCAAACCCGGCGGATCTGCCCGCAGGCGTCCTGGTGGTGAAACCCAACCGGATGGGTTCCAGCGTGGGCGTCAGCATCGTCGAAGAGCGCGCGGAGCTGAAGCGGGCGCTGGAGCAGGTGTTCGAGCTGGGCGACGACGCGTTGGTGGAAGCCTACATCCCCGGCCGGGAACTCACCGTCGCCTGGCTGGACGGCGAAGCCCTGCCCCCGGTGGAGATCCGGCCCCGGGACGGCGGCTGGTACGACTACCGGCGCAAGTATTCGGGCGGCACGGACTACCTCTGCCCGGCGGAGCTGGATCCCCGGCTGGTCACCCGGCTGGCGGACTGGACCCGGCGCCTCAACGCCAGCCTGGGCTGCCGGGGCGCCACGCGCACGGACTGGCGCCTCGATCCGGCGGGCGAGGCCTTCTGCCTGGAGATCAACATCACGCCGGGCATGACGGACAAGAGCCTGGTACCCAAGGCCGCCGCCGCACGGGGCTGGGACTTTCCCGAATTGCTGACGCGCATGGTCGCCGCGGCTCTGCGCTAG
- the folD gene encoding bifunctional methylenetetrahydrofolate dehydrogenase/methenyltetrahydrofolate cyclohydrolase FolD encodes MITLIDGKALAEELRGEVGLEAAALSQRHGRAPGLAAVLVGEDAASQVYVRSKHKACQVAGLHSEVFRLPGDCPRERLLALVDLLNADPAFDGILVQLPLPSHLNEQEVLERIRPDKDVDGFHPINVGRVLAGLPGAFAPATPAGIVELLRRSGISTAGAHVVVLGRSNIVGKPLASLMMQKGEGADATVTVCHSRSRDLAEHCRRADILVAAIGRARFVSADMVKEGAVVVDVGINRIEDPAAPKGSRLVGDVDFDAVAPRCRAITPVPGGVGPMTIAMLLKNTVESARRRLEGPR; translated from the coding sequence ATGATCACCCTGATCGACGGCAAGGCCCTGGCGGAGGAGTTGCGCGGCGAGGTCGGCCTGGAGGCCGCCGCCCTGTCGCAGCGTCACGGCCGGGCCCCGGGACTGGCCGCCGTGCTGGTGGGCGAGGACGCGGCCAGCCAGGTCTACGTGCGCAGCAAGCACAAGGCCTGCCAAGTGGCCGGCCTGCACAGCGAGGTCTTCCGCCTGCCCGGCGATTGCCCGCGCGAGCGCCTGTTGGCGCTGGTGGACCTGCTCAACGCCGATCCGGCCTTTGACGGCATCCTCGTGCAGCTGCCGCTGCCCAGCCACTTGAACGAGCAGGAGGTGTTGGAGCGCATCCGCCCGGACAAGGACGTGGACGGCTTCCATCCCATCAACGTCGGCCGCGTGCTGGCCGGGCTGCCCGGAGCCTTCGCCCCGGCCACGCCCGCGGGCATCGTGGAGCTGCTGCGACGCTCGGGCATTTCCACGGCGGGCGCGCACGTGGTGGTGCTGGGGCGCTCCAACATCGTGGGCAAGCCGCTGGCCAGCCTGATGATGCAGAAGGGCGAGGGCGCCGACGCCACGGTCACGGTCTGCCACAGCCGCAGCCGGGACCTGGCCGAGCACTGCCGGCGCGCGGACATCCTGGTGGCGGCCATCGGCCGCGCGCGCTTCGTCAGCGCGGACATGGTGAAAGAGGGGGCCGTGGTGGTGGACGTGGGCATCAACCGCATCGAGGATCCCGCCGCGCCCAAGGGCAGCCGGCTGGTGGGGGACGTGGATTTCGACGCCGTGGCGCCGCGCTGCCGGGCCATCACGCCCGTGCCGGGCGGCGTGGGTCCCATGACCATCGCCATGCTCTTGAAGAACACCGTGGAAAGCGCCCGGCGCCGGCTGGAGGGCCCGCGATGA